In Ornithinibacter aureus, the genomic stretch GTGGGATGCCGTTCGCCGGGGGGCGGCTCGGCTCGCCGGTGCGGGGGGCGACTCCGTCGGCGGCGCCGGTGGTGAAGGGACGGCGCAGGGTCGGGACGGTGACTCCGGCGCCGGCATCGAGTGGCCGTTGCGGCTGACCGGGCGCACGCCGCTCGGCACCGACCTCGTGCTGCGGCCGCTGACCGTCGCGGACGAAGCGGTGTTCCACTCGGTGCGCCGGGCCAACGCGGCCTGGCTCGGGCCCTGGGACGCCACCTCACCGGACCCCGCGGCGCCCCTGCGCGGGTTCGCCGAGCTGGTGGCGCACTACGACGCGGAGGCCCGCGCCGGCAGGTCGATGCCGTTCGTCGTCGAGGCGGAGGGGCGCCTCGTCGGACAGCTGTCGATCGGCGGCATCATGCTCGGGTCGTTCCGCTCCTGCCTCGTCGGGTACTGGGTGAGCCGCTCGGTCGCCGGTCGGATGGTCATCCCCACGGCGCTCGCGGTCGCCGGCGACCACGCGATCGACGCGCTCGGGCTGCACCGGATCGAGGTCAACATCCGCCCCGAGAACACCGCGAGCCTGGCCGTCGTGCGCAAGCTGGGCTTTCGGGACGAGGGGCTGCGGCTGAACTACCTGCACATCGACGGGGCA encodes the following:
- a CDS encoding GNAT family N-acetyltransferase, with protein sequence MWDAVRRGAARLAGAGGDSVGGAGGEGTAQGRDGDSGAGIEWPLRLTGRTPLGTDLVLRPLTVADEAVFHSVRRANAAWLGPWDATSPDPAAPLRGFAELVAHYDAEARAGRSMPFVVEAEGRLVGQLSIGGIMLGSFRSCLVGYWVSRSVAGRMVIPTALAVAGDHAIDALGLHRIEVNIRPENTASLAVVRKLGFRDEGLRLNYLHIDGAWRDHRSFALTTEDLDGETLTDRLTRLAAARSAPETLPGIRPHIDQ